A window of Candidatus Manganitrophaceae bacterium contains these coding sequences:
- a CDS encoding 50S ribosomal protein L9, producing the protein MKLILKEDVVQLGQMGDLVDVADGYARNYLLPQKKATFATTRNVKLFEHEKRVVSDQVRKERFSAEETARKIEALVIRIPVKVGEEGKLFGSVTSKDIGEAVAAGGIGVDKRKILLDKPIKELGIFEIKIKIHNDITAQIKVEVVGMDEVVTEAVEKAAEPTVDEVVSEAADVAGDTAENESVEDTGEEASE; encoded by the coding sequence ATGAAGCTTATTTTGAAAGAAGATGTTGTACAGCTCGGTCAGATGGGAGACCTGGTCGATGTAGCAGACGGGTATGCGAGAAATTACCTCCTTCCACAGAAAAAAGCAACTTTCGCGACGACCCGGAATGTAAAATTATTTGAGCATGAAAAACGAGTCGTTTCCGATCAGGTCAGGAAAGAGCGTTTTTCGGCGGAAGAGACTGCGAGAAAAATAGAAGCCCTTGTAATCCGCATCCCCGTCAAGGTGGGTGAAGAAGGGAAGCTTTTTGGATCGGTGACCTCAAAAGACATCGGTGAAGCGGTGGCCGCTGGGGGTATTGGAGTGGACAAGCGTAAGATTCTTCTTGATAAGCCGATTAAGGAACTCGGAATCTTCGAGATCAAGATCAAGATTCATAATGACATCACCGCCCAGATTAAAGTCGAAGTTGTGGGCATGGATGAGGTTGTGACTGAGGCCGTAGAAAAAGCTGCAGAACCGACCGTAGACGAGGTTGTTTCAGAGGCAGCGGATGTGGCAGGTGATACGGCTGAAAATGAGTCCGTGGAAGATACGGGTGAAGAAGCTTCCGAGTAA
- a CDS encoding SulP family inorganic anion transporter, with amino-acid sequence MPEIKHSMKLRSTKNRFIPLKIKRPENIKNDLLSGLTVSLALVPEAIAFSFVAGVDPKVGLYAAFMMGLVTGIFGGRPGMISGATGAVAVIFAPLVAKVVSFGQSSGMSTDMVLENALGYLFSAVILMGLIQILCGVLKLGKFIRLVPHPVMLGFVNGLAIIIFKAQFEQFTAGGELLAMAPLFLMCILIALTMAIGILLPKFTKAVPATLIGIAVVSLIGHFINQGNPGLVRTVLDFVQDRNASITTIAAGLPTFGLPAMPFTLDAFTMILPYAVLAAAVGLIESLMTLTLVDELTETRGRGNKECIGQGLANVVNGFLGGMGGCAMIGQSMINIRGGGRGRLSGITSAICLLGFVLFGAAFIEKVPLAALVGVMFMVVIGTFEWSSLRLVNKIPRSDLLVIIIVSGVTVAVDLAIAVLVGIIISALVFAWEHGKMIQAEKRKTDGRTLYHLKGPLFFGSVTSFKDLFDFKSDSEHIVIDFAESRVWDHSGLEALQNITERYSQNGKKLHLLNLSKECRGLLGKAGSIVELSVIEDLEWHIADDVLA; translated from the coding sequence ATGCCAGAAATTAAGCACTCCATGAAACTCCGTTCCACCAAAAATCGATTCATCCCCTTAAAAATAAAACGGCCCGAAAATATAAAAAATGACCTGCTTTCCGGTTTGACCGTCTCTTTGGCTCTGGTGCCGGAAGCCATCGCATTTTCTTTTGTTGCGGGTGTCGATCCAAAAGTAGGCCTTTATGCTGCTTTTATGATGGGACTCGTTACGGGCATTTTCGGTGGGCGTCCCGGCATGATCTCAGGCGCAACCGGTGCTGTTGCTGTCATTTTTGCCCCACTTGTCGCCAAAGTGGTTTCCTTCGGACAAAGCTCAGGAATGAGTACAGACATGGTCCTGGAAAATGCTCTGGGTTATTTGTTTTCCGCAGTGATTTTAATGGGCTTGATTCAAATTCTGTGTGGTGTACTCAAATTGGGAAAATTTATCCGTCTCGTACCGCATCCGGTCATGTTGGGTTTTGTCAACGGATTAGCCATTATCATTTTTAAAGCACAGTTTGAGCAGTTTACTGCAGGTGGAGAACTTCTTGCGATGGCACCTCTGTTTCTCATGTGTATTTTAATCGCCTTGACGATGGCAATCGGCATCCTCCTCCCCAAGTTCACTAAGGCCGTCCCCGCAACCTTGATCGGCATTGCCGTAGTGAGCCTCATTGGACACTTTATCAACCAAGGCAATCCCGGGCTTGTGCGAACCGTGCTCGATTTTGTTCAAGATCGCAACGCAAGTATCACAACAATTGCCGCAGGGCTGCCCACATTCGGCCTGCCTGCCATGCCATTTACCCTTGATGCCTTCACAATGATTCTCCCTTATGCCGTACTTGCCGCAGCAGTCGGATTGATTGAATCTCTCATGACCCTAACCCTGGTGGACGAACTCACAGAAACTCGAGGCCGTGGCAACAAAGAATGTATCGGTCAGGGCCTTGCGAACGTGGTAAATGGATTTTTAGGCGGCATGGGTGGCTGTGCAATGATTGGCCAAAGTATGATCAATATCCGTGGTGGCGGAAGAGGGCGACTTTCAGGTATTACCTCGGCCATCTGCCTACTAGGCTTCGTTTTATTTGGTGCTGCTTTCATTGAAAAGGTGCCCTTAGCGGCACTCGTTGGGGTCATGTTCATGGTCGTCATTGGTACTTTTGAGTGGTCCAGTCTTCGATTGGTGAACAAAATCCCCAGATCAGACCTGCTCGTCATCATTATTGTTTCTGGAGTGACGGTTGCTGTCGATTTAGCAATTGCGGTCTTAGTTGGCATTATTATTTCTGCCCTGGTTTTCGCCTGGGAACATGGGAAAATGATACAGGCTGAAAAAAGAAAAACAGATGGACGAACGCTTTACCATCTGAAGGGCCCTTTATTTTTTGGCTCGGTGACGTCCTTTAAAGATCTCTTTGATTTTAAAAGTGATTCTGAACATATTGTGATTGACTTCGCCGAATCCCGGGTTTGGGATCACTCGGGACTTGAAGCCCTCCAAAATATCACTGAGCGTTACAGTCAAAACGGGAAAAAACTCCACCTTCTGAACTTGAGCAAGGAATGTAGAGGTCTGTTGGGAAAAGCAGGAAGTATTGTTGAACTGAGTGTGATTGAAGATCTGGAGTGGCATATTGCGGATGATGTCTTGGCTTAG
- a CDS encoding nuclear transport factor 2 family protein — MPSIEIGKFSFSNFSRPARLFLVVYMFFLLGGCASDAKKISPVRSQTTQLREVIQTLVEAYEQKDGKTFFEKLDPSFRLLEPFKTQINRDFEGFSKADIQVSIEQIRIEGGFLVTVIRWKGDWTAVSGGPSLRKRGHAVFRWTSKENLRLLEIKGNPPFGVF; from the coding sequence ATGCCAAGTATAGAGATAGGAAAATTTTCTTTTAGTAATTTTTCCCGACCCGCGAGATTGTTTCTCGTTGTGTACATGTTCTTCCTCCTTGGGGGTTGCGCGAGCGATGCCAAAAAGATTTCTCCGGTGCGATCACAAACAACACAGCTTCGGGAGGTGATTCAAACCTTGGTAGAGGCCTATGAACAGAAAGATGGGAAGACTTTTTTTGAAAAGCTTGATCCCTCTTTTCGCCTACTGGAACCCTTTAAAACCCAGATCAATCGGGATTTCGAAGGTTTTTCCAAAGCCGATATTCAGGTGTCCATAGAACAGATCCGGATTGAGGGGGGATTTCTCGTGACAGTCATTCGATGGAAGGGAGATTGGACCGCTGTGTCCGGTGGGCCATCGCTCAGAAAAAGAGGGCATGCTGTCTTCCGCTGGACCTCGAAAGAAAATCTACGTCTTTTGGAGATTAAGGGGAATCCTCCATTTGGGGTTTTTTGA
- a CDS encoding ATP synthase subunit I: MVQDNAQQSEIDPEEFLAKSNAVLRRIEKHSLLILAACGVATLFVFGNFGASLLIGGLLGMFNFRSLHRMFQQQILDPPSRKKQQFRYSLKLFLIVGLFFWIIQWESASVLGIVAGFFMITSAVFLESMRKQ; this comes from the coding sequence ATGGTTCAGGACAATGCACAGCAATCCGAGATCGACCCTGAAGAATTTCTGGCAAAGAGCAACGCCGTCCTCCGCCGGATCGAGAAGCATAGCCTCCTGATTCTGGCCGCCTGCGGTGTCGCAACCCTTTTTGTCTTTGGGAACTTCGGGGCTTCACTTCTCATCGGCGGTCTGCTGGGCATGTTTAACTTCCGAAGTTTACATCGAATGTTTCAGCAGCAGATCCTTGATCCCCCTTCCAGAAAGAAACAACAATTCCGATACAGCCTGAAACTCTTTCTGATCGTCGGCCTTTTCTTTTGGATCATTCAGTGGGAATCAGCAAGCGTTCTGGGGATCGTCGCCGGATTTTTCATGATTACCAGTGCAGTATTCCTCGAATCGATGCGAAAACAATAA
- a CDS encoding diguanylate cyclase: protein MGIFLCDLDNFKKINDTQGHQAGDLVLKAVAKILLDSIRGSDLVFRWGGDEFMVVLPNTNRDGILVVGERIRKGVGLLSKKGYPELDISIGAAICPEHGTEADQLIQLADRALYIAKKGGDKFHIGEEEYSLEDQTIDVVFQPVMDVHLNQARGYEALARDPSGKKSIMQLFKRYHAIGKLYELKCLCFMKQLKTAQELKLDCLFLNVDLKVLKKIDLPAKPPGMDVVLEISEEEILRDVQDCLEITRKWRKAGYQFAIDDFGAGFISLPFIANLAPDYIKLDRSTVLQAVSSTQFRIVLKDLVIGLRKISTQGIIAEGIENEKELKVMKELGIYLIQGHLFGYSKTL, encoded by the coding sequence ATGGGCATATTCCTCTGTGATCTGGATAATTTCAAGAAGATTAATGATACCCAGGGTCATCAGGCAGGAGATCTGGTCCTAAAGGCGGTCGCCAAAATCCTCCTGGATTCCATTCGGGGCTCTGACTTGGTTTTTCGCTGGGGAGGTGATGAATTCATGGTGGTTCTGCCGAATACCAACCGGGATGGGATTCTGGTCGTTGGAGAACGGATTCGAAAGGGAGTTGGCCTACTCAGCAAAAAGGGGTATCCAGAGCTGGACATCAGTATCGGGGCTGCGATTTGTCCAGAACATGGGACTGAGGCAGATCAACTCATCCAGCTGGCGGACCGGGCATTGTACATTGCGAAGAAAGGGGGAGATAAATTCCATATCGGTGAAGAAGAATACTCCCTGGAGGATCAAACGATCGATGTGGTCTTCCAACCCGTGATGGATGTTCATCTAAATCAGGCGCGTGGATATGAGGCCTTGGCCCGTGACCCCTCGGGAAAAAAAAGCATTATGCAACTCTTTAAAAGATATCATGCCATCGGAAAACTTTATGAGTTGAAATGTCTTTGTTTTATGAAACAACTGAAGACTGCCCAGGAGCTCAAGCTGGACTGTTTGTTCCTTAACGTGGACCTCAAGGTCTTAAAGAAGATCGATCTGCCTGCGAAGCCCCCTGGCATGGATGTGGTGCTGGAAATTTCAGAAGAAGAGATCTTACGGGATGTGCAGGATTGCCTTGAGATCACCCGAAAATGGAGAAAGGCCGGGTATCAATTCGCCATAGACGATTTTGGGGCCGGCTTCATTTCCCTGCCCTTTATTGCCAACCTCGCACCAGACTATATTAAGCTGGACCGGTCCACCGTCCTGCAGGCCGTAAGTTCAACCCAGTTCAGGATTGTATTAAAGGACTTGGTGATCGGCCTCCGAAAGATCTCTACACAGGGGATTATTGCCGAAGGGATCGAGAACGAAAAAGAACTGAAGGTCATGAAGGAACTGGGAATCTATTTAATCCAGGGGCATCTATTCGGATACTCAAAGACACTATAG
- a CDS encoding nodulation protein NfeD encodes MYPFVWSAFFLFMLTFFPVASEAETIHVLTYEGIINPVTSELFVNAIHKAEQAEAEALIIQLDTPGGLDLSMRAIIKAMIASEVPIIIYVAPSGGRAASAGVFIALAAHVSAMAPGTNIGAAHPVAMGGQKIDEEMQKKLENDAAAYIRSLAERQGRNGVWAEDAVRNSVSITETEALEKNVVDLIAEDLPDLIRQIDGRTVVTMKGKRLLVTADVEIIENPISLRIRILKAISDPNVAYILMLLGTTGLIAELYSPGAIFPGVVGAICLILAFFAFQTLPINYAGLLLILLAIVLFIAEVMVQSFGILAMGAVTALFFGSLMLIDSDIPSLRISISVILTTTSVTALFFIVVLRAAWKSQRAPSLTGVAQLVGEIGVAQADLSPGGPFRIQREIWQAESEETVRAGEQAKVIEVVGLKLKVKKLGSFPK; translated from the coding sequence ATGTATCCCTTTGTTTGGTCTGCCTTTTTTCTTTTTATGTTGACCTTCTTCCCTGTCGCTTCCGAGGCGGAGACGATACATGTCCTCACCTATGAAGGCATCATCAATCCTGTCACATCTGAACTGTTCGTCAATGCCATTCATAAAGCAGAACAGGCTGAGGCCGAGGCCTTGATTATCCAACTCGATACCCCAGGCGGACTCGATCTTTCAATGCGCGCCATCATCAAGGCGATGATTGCCTCAGAGGTTCCGATCATTATCTATGTGGCGCCCAGCGGGGGTCGTGCTGCCTCGGCAGGGGTATTCATCGCCCTTGCGGCACATGTGTCGGCCATGGCCCCCGGAACCAATATTGGTGCGGCCCATCCGGTGGCAATGGGGGGGCAGAAAATAGATGAGGAGATGCAGAAAAAACTGGAGAATGATGCCGCGGCTTATATTCGGTCCCTGGCCGAGCGTCAGGGTCGAAACGGTGTGTGGGCTGAGGATGCGGTCCGGAACTCGGTCTCGATCACAGAGACGGAGGCACTTGAAAAGAATGTTGTCGACCTGATCGCGGAAGATCTTCCGGACCTGATCCGACAGATAGACGGCAGGACGGTGGTCACCATGAAGGGAAAGCGCCTCCTCGTGACTGCGGATGTGGAGATTATCGAGAACCCGATCAGTCTGCGCATCCGCATTCTCAAGGCGATCTCTGATCCGAATGTGGCCTACATCCTGATGCTTCTCGGAACGACTGGGCTAATTGCTGAACTTTATAGTCCAGGTGCCATCTTTCCGGGCGTGGTCGGCGCCATTTGCCTGATTCTCGCCTTTTTTGCCTTTCAAACCCTGCCGATTAATTACGCCGGGCTTCTCTTGATTTTATTGGCGATCGTCCTTTTTATTGCCGAGGTGATGGTCCAGAGCTTTGGTATTCTCGCAATGGGGGCGGTGACGGCCCTCTTCTTCGGGTCCTTGATGCTGATCGATTCCGATATCCCGTCACTTCGGATCTCAATCTCGGTGATCCTCACGACGACTTCTGTCACAGCGCTCTTTTTTATCGTGGTCCTGCGCGCGGCCTGGAAGTCCCAGCGGGCTCCATCCCTCACCGGGGTGGCGCAACTCGTGGGTGAGATAGGGGTGGCGCAGGCCGATCTTTCTCCTGGAGGGCCGTTTCGAATTCAAAGAGAGATCTGGCAGGCCGAAAGCGAAGAGACCGTTCGGGCGGGAGAACAGGCAAAGGTGATCGAAGTGGTTGGATTGAAGCTGAAAGTAAAGAAGTTAGGGTCTTTCCCGAAATAA
- the nadB gene encoding L-aspartate oxidase, with amino-acid sequence MQAKKTNAILTDFLIIGGGIAGLRAAIEAEKYGKVIILNKGIKGESSSDFAQGGVAAALGDDGEGIQSHYQDTVEAGMGLCQEDAVRVLVEEGPQRVRELIGWGAEFDRSGNGFALAREGAHRQSRILRAKGDATGYEIVRTLHRVIEKKKNISIRNGHFAMDLVLSPYQDDGNGQSTLCQGAWVLDERTEDRHLFLAQTVILATGGVGQVYKKTTNPLVATGDGIGLALAAGAELSDMEFFQFHPTALSLPAAPSFLLSEAMRGEGAVLRNTAGKQFMEGYHPDAELAPRDIVTRAIVHEMHRELTQHVFLDLTHLDSTFLRGRFPKIDATCLRYGIDMTNEPIPVAPSAHYLMGGVLTNLKGETSIPRLYAVGEVACTGVHGANRLASNSLLEGLVFGARVGEAVGQVMAIPLEASDLLCQEKTGLAEAGFSRTDTTSTSRVEYLLVQKELREMMWKEVGIIRSQNSLKRAAQKWGRWRWVFSRPTLTRLASETKNMLWTSAAMIESALRRNKSIGAHFLEDDPCVTAGTSRPPESTRALLSQITKTSLAKNFPIEETADSPAHAKRT; translated from the coding sequence ATGCAGGCAAAAAAGACCAATGCGATCCTTACGGATTTTCTGATTATTGGCGGCGGCATCGCGGGGCTTCGCGCGGCCATCGAAGCGGAAAAGTACGGGAAGGTCATCATTCTGAACAAGGGAATCAAGGGAGAATCCAGCTCAGATTTTGCCCAGGGCGGAGTTGCCGCCGCCTTGGGTGATGATGGCGAGGGCATTCAATCGCACTATCAGGATACAGTCGAAGCCGGCATGGGGCTTTGCCAGGAAGATGCGGTCCGGGTCCTGGTGGAAGAAGGGCCGCAGCGCGTCCGTGAACTGATTGGCTGGGGGGCAGAATTTGACCGGTCTGGGAATGGTTTTGCCCTTGCCCGTGAGGGGGCGCATCGCCAAAGCCGAATTCTCCGAGCCAAGGGCGATGCGACCGGGTATGAAATCGTCAGAACCCTCCATCGCGTTATCGAGAAGAAAAAAAATATCTCAATTCGGAATGGCCATTTTGCCATGGATCTTGTATTAAGCCCGTATCAGGATGATGGAAATGGGCAAAGCACCCTCTGCCAAGGCGCGTGGGTACTCGATGAGCGGACGGAAGACCGGCATCTTTTCCTGGCACAGACCGTGATCCTTGCTACCGGCGGCGTGGGTCAGGTTTACAAAAAAACAACCAATCCCTTGGTGGCCACTGGGGATGGTATCGGCTTGGCCCTCGCCGCAGGGGCTGAACTGAGCGACATGGAGTTTTTCCAGTTCCACCCCACAGCGCTTTCTCTTCCTGCGGCGCCTTCTTTTCTCCTTTCTGAAGCTATGAGGGGAGAAGGTGCCGTCCTTCGGAACACGGCTGGAAAACAGTTTATGGAGGGCTATCATCCCGATGCGGAATTGGCACCGCGTGATATTGTGACGCGTGCCATCGTACATGAAATGCATCGTGAGCTTACGCAGCATGTCTTCCTCGACCTCACCCACCTTGACTCTACCTTTTTGAGAGGACGTTTTCCAAAGATTGATGCGACCTGTCTCCGCTATGGGATAGATATGACGAATGAACCCATCCCGGTCGCGCCAAGCGCCCACTATCTGATGGGAGGTGTGCTTACCAACTTGAAAGGGGAGACCAGCATCCCACGTCTTTATGCGGTCGGCGAAGTTGCGTGTACGGGAGTTCATGGCGCCAATCGGCTTGCGAGTAACTCTTTGCTGGAGGGTCTTGTTTTTGGTGCGCGTGTCGGAGAGGCTGTTGGGCAGGTAATGGCTATTCCTCTGGAGGCATCCGACCTTTTATGTCAAGAAAAGACAGGCTTGGCCGAGGCAGGTTTTTCACGGACGGATACGACTTCCACTTCCAGAGTGGAGTATCTCTTGGTTCAAAAAGAGCTGCGGGAAATGATGTGGAAAGAGGTGGGGATCATCCGGAGCCAGAACTCGCTAAAACGAGCCGCTCAAAAATGGGGTCGGTGGCGGTGGGTTTTTTCAAGGCCGACGCTGACGCGACTTGCCAGTGAGACAAAGAATATGCTCTGGACCTCTGCGGCCATGATCGAATCTGCACTCAGGAGAAATAAGAGCATCGGCGCTCACTTTCTTGAAGATGACCCCTGCGTCACGGCAGGCACTTCAAGGCCCCCGGAAAGCACGCGCGCATTGCTCTCTCAAATCACAAAAACGTCACTAGCAAAGAACTTTCCAATTGAGGAAACCGCCGATTCGCCTGCGCACGCAAAAAGAACGTAA
- a CDS encoding lytic transglycosylase domain-containing protein, with product MIIFKTREKSLEKLTESQVAGTFYINKNSNTSEGKMRFFRQLTLLFLVLLPIEAFSMQIYQYTDASGITHFTNVPTNSRYQKRKWKIYSPHTLTRKQRRAQYDPFIDHEAKAQGIEPALIKAMIRVESDFNTEAVSSAGAQGLMQVMPATAKDLQLEDPFDPEDNIRSGTRYLRYLLDRFGSDVTLALAAYHAGPGNVARYGAIPPITQTIRYVKDVLRFYEFYQGEGRIAP from the coding sequence ATGATCATATTCAAGACCAGGGAAAAGTCACTAGAAAAATTGACAGAATCGCAAGTCGCTGGTACGTTTTATATAAACAAGAACAGTAACACCTCAGAGGGGAAGATGCGTTTCTTTCGACAACTCACACTTTTGTTTCTAGTCCTCCTGCCTATTGAGGCATTCTCGATGCAGATCTATCAATATACCGACGCCTCGGGGATCACCCATTTTACCAATGTGCCGACAAATTCCCGTTACCAAAAGAGAAAATGGAAGATATATTCACCGCACACACTTACTAGAAAGCAGCGAAGAGCGCAATACGACCCGTTTATCGATCATGAGGCCAAGGCACAGGGGATCGAACCGGCCTTGATCAAGGCGATGATCCGTGTTGAGTCAGATTTTAATACAGAGGCCGTCTCCTCGGCGGGTGCGCAGGGCCTGATGCAGGTGATGCCCGCCACAGCCAAGGACCTCCAGTTGGAAGATCCCTTTGATCCGGAAGACAATATCCGAAGCGGGACACGTTACCTGCGCTATCTGCTTGATCGATTTGGGAGTGATGTCACGCTGGCGCTGGCCGCTTACCACGCAGGACCGGGAAATGTGGCACGATACGGAGCAATCCCTCCAATCACGCAAACCATCCGTTACGTCAAAGATGTACTTCGTTTTTATGAATTTTACCAGGGGGAGGGACGCATCGCTCCTTGA
- a CDS encoding class I SAM-dependent RNA methyltransferase has product MKLLVKTIRTLRQNRIQGMTMTDQPFQFQIDHIDPLGQGIDKNHGEITFIAKTLPGETGTAHICKTKKGVQFAKLIALESSSEKRTPPECPHFQDCPGCDYLHTDYETELGFKKSALVKTFQKIAFDMAKLEIISAPRRTGYRNRMQLHYRENKLGLVDGLIDRIVEIPDCIIAGDALRAALKRLYEDKNRQEKHSGSGHCELYFHHGELKIEWNRPYAHGGFSQVNDEMNAVLRRAVRESLKATVVSSILDLFAGGGNLSDDLVKAHAATRVMVDVPPAKRHPDLIHLDLYPLSALKIFERKSPLKRFDLILLDPPRKGFPALNTWVERYRPKTLIYVSCHPGTLARDLGRLKPVHEISNLVLIDLFPSTRHFETLAHIRFRD; this is encoded by the coding sequence ATGAAACTGCTGGTAAAAACAATACGAACTTTGCGACAGAACCGTATTCAAGGCATGACAATGACTGATCAGCCTTTCCAATTCCAAATTGATCACATCGATCCGCTCGGACAAGGCATCGATAAAAACCACGGAGAGATCACCTTTATCGCCAAAACCCTGCCCGGCGAAACAGGGACGGCACACATCTGTAAAACGAAAAAGGGTGTGCAATTTGCCAAATTGATTGCCCTTGAGTCGTCATCGGAGAAACGCACCCCGCCCGAATGCCCCCACTTTCAAGACTGTCCCGGTTGCGACTATCTGCACACGGACTACGAAACTGAGTTGGGATTTAAAAAATCGGCCCTTGTTAAAACGTTTCAGAAGATCGCGTTCGATATGGCAAAGCTCGAAATCATATCGGCACCTCGAAGAACCGGCTACCGCAACCGGATGCAACTGCATTACAGAGAGAACAAGCTGGGCCTGGTTGACGGCCTCATCGACCGTATTGTGGAAATCCCCGATTGCATCATTGCAGGCGATGCGCTCCGGGCTGCCCTAAAAAGACTTTACGAGGACAAAAACCGGCAAGAAAAACATTCCGGAAGCGGACACTGCGAACTCTACTTTCACCACGGGGAATTGAAGATCGAATGGAACCGGCCGTATGCACACGGCGGGTTTTCTCAGGTAAACGACGAAATGAACGCAGTGCTCCGGCGCGCCGTTAGGGAAAGCTTAAAGGCGACGGTGGTTTCCTCCATTCTCGACCTCTTTGCGGGGGGCGGTAATCTTTCCGACGATTTAGTGAAGGCACACGCAGCAACCCGGGTGATGGTGGATGTCCCCCCAGCAAAGAGGCATCCCGATCTCATCCATCTGGACCTTTATCCCTTATCCGCACTGAAGATCTTCGAAAGAAAATCGCCTTTGAAGCGATTCGATCTCATTCTCCTCGATCCGCCCAGGAAGGGCTTCCCAGCCCTGAATACTTGGGTGGAAAGATACCGGCCTAAGACGCTGATCTACGTGAGCTGTCATCCCGGAACGCTTGCCCGCGATTTAGGGAGGCTTAAACCCGTACATGAGATTTCAAACTTGGTGCTTATCGATCTATTCCCAAGCACACGCCATTTTGAAACCCTCGCCCATATCCGCTTTCGAGACTGA
- a CDS encoding slipin family protein → MFPTFPVMVAVLFVLFILVNGVRILKEYERAVVFRLGRVLTKGAFYGGNGPGLIILIPFIDKMERVSLRTVTMDVPAQDIITRDNVTVKVNAVLYFRVVEEQKAILNVENFLYATSMISQTTLRSVLGQSQLDDLLANREEINVELQRIIDQQTEPWGIKVSAVEVKNVDLPQEMLRAIAKQAEAERERRAKVIHAQGEFEASQKLADAAHIIATEPATLQLRFLQTLTENSSTIVFPVPIDLISSFSKPKKKE, encoded by the coding sequence ATGTTCCCGACCTTTCCTGTCATGGTGGCCGTCCTCTTCGTCCTCTTCATCCTCGTCAATGGTGTCCGAATCCTGAAAGAGTATGAGCGGGCGGTGGTCTTTCGTTTGGGACGGGTCCTTACGAAAGGGGCCTTCTATGGGGGGAACGGACCCGGCCTGATCATCCTGATCCCCTTTATCGACAAGATGGAGCGTGTCAGTCTCCGGACCGTCACGATGGATGTCCCGGCACAGGATATTATTACTCGGGATAATGTGACCGTCAAGGTCAATGCCGTCCTCTATTTCCGTGTCGTTGAGGAGCAGAAGGCGATCCTGAATGTTGAAAATTTTCTCTATGCCACATCCATGATTTCGCAGACGACCTTGCGAAGCGTTCTCGGACAGAGCCAGTTGGATGATCTTCTTGCCAACCGGGAAGAGATCAATGTCGAGCTCCAGAGAATCATCGACCAGCAGACTGAACCCTGGGGGATCAAGGTCAGCGCGGTCGAGGTGAAGAATGTGGACCTGCCGCAGGAGATGCTTCGGGCCATCGCCAAACAGGCCGAAGCGGAACGCGAACGGCGGGCCAAGGTTATTCATGCCCAGGGAGAATTTGAGGCCTCGCAGAAATTGGCCGACGCGGCACATATCATTGCGACCGAGCCTGCGACGCTCCAGCTCCGGTTCCTACAAACGCTCACCGAGAACAGTTCAACCATCGTCTTCCCGGTCCCGATCGACCTGATCTCCTCCTTTTCGAAGCCGAAGAAGAAGGAGTAG
- a CDS encoding DNA/RNA non-specific endonuclease: MWKPEHFELTIFNSAFIGGRMIHWLFTIFIIFVQIPGEAEAAPDLLKREYHGFTLWLDCEQHHGAVAFYYKVGADRGNISPKSARYKYDRKVPLKCQPQSWRSYRTTTVDPFFGTWDRGHLVSTNHMDNKKAALLDTFLLTNTLPQNSAFKQSKGAWHQTEIITECYRDITPLEVWGGVIWGNDTENDFFTGTHGIKTPDHWWKLIYRLDNKEYVAWVFPNRREATASDIDRFQLSLKDLLTWLDFIPDFGVIEDLDLDGRKLKPSWPVTQSGEKLTCEGKTTSSG, from the coding sequence GTGTGGAAACCAGAACATTTTGAACTTACGATCTTCAACTCGGCCTTCATTGGAGGACGAATGATTCACTGGCTGTTCACAATATTTATAATCTTTGTCCAGATCCCTGGAGAGGCCGAGGCCGCTCCGGATCTTCTCAAAAGAGAGTACCACGGTTTTACCCTCTGGCTGGACTGCGAGCAACACCATGGCGCCGTCGCATTCTACTACAAAGTTGGTGCAGACAGAGGAAACATTAGCCCAAAAAGTGCTCGATACAAATATGATCGAAAAGTTCCACTAAAGTGTCAGCCTCAGTCCTGGCGCTCTTACCGGACAACAACGGTTGATCCATTTTTTGGAACATGGGATCGAGGCCACCTGGTTTCCACAAACCACATGGACAATAAGAAAGCAGCCTTGCTGGACACCTTCTTACTGACCAACACCCTCCCTCAAAACTCGGCCTTTAAGCAGTCAAAAGGAGCCTGGCATCAGACGGAAATTATTACCGAATGCTACAGAGACATCACACCATTAGAGGTATGGGGAGGGGTCATCTGGGGAAATGATACAGAAAATGATTTCTTCACCGGAACACATGGGATTAAGACACCGGACCACTGGTGGAAACTCATCTACCGCTTAGACAACAAAGAGTACGTCGCCTGGGTGTTCCCAAACAGACGGGAGGCCACGGCCTCAGATATCGATCGCTTCCAGCTATCCCTCAAAGATCTCCTGACCTGGCTTGATTTTATTCCAGACTTTGGGGTAATTGAGGACTTAGACCTTGATGGAAGAAAACTGAAACCCAGCTGGCCGGTGACACAATCCGGTGAAAAACTCACATGCGAAGGGAAAACCACATCAAGTGGTTAA